A window of Rhipicephalus microplus isolate Deutch F79 chromosome X, USDA_Rmic, whole genome shotgun sequence genomic DNA:
ATCGCTACCGTAAACACATCGAGGTCATGCAGAGCATGCGCACTTGAAATGCTTTAACCACTGGAAATCTTCCCTTGCGCTAAGCGATCTCAGAAGCCGCGAATTCCCTTCCATCGTCCGCTAGCTAACGTGTTTCGGCGCCACTGTCAAACGTAAAATTCTTCAGAGCAAGGTGCCTGCAGCATTCGACAGACCTATGCAGACAATGTAGTTAGTGGTACTAATCCCAGCTTGGATACTTCGGATGTAAATGTTAGTTTTCACATTTAGATAAATGCGTCAAATAAATGTGTTCCAAGATTGCAGCGTTAATCTATTGCCTATCAGCTTTAAGTATCAGAATGTGTATTTGTACACCAGCCGAAGAGGCCCATGCAGCACTGGCGGGGCTTTGCCATTCAGACATCACGGAATCGAGATCACTACTCGGCAACGTCTAAAGGGCATGGCCACGCGCCgtacaaaaaatgaataattatgATTTGAGTGTACTAAGCGTGCTAATATTCATATATGCAAACGTACTTACGTGAGAAGTGGCATGAGATGTAGTACAGGCAGCGTGACGGAGTACCAGATGAGCACCAGAGCCCTCATGAAGGGTTCCTTGACGCTCCTCAGGACAGTCACCGTGTAGAAGCGGGCCACGAAGAACAACAGTGACGGTGCATGCATCAGGCCTACCGTCGCCACGCACAGCCACGTCCGTTCTTCGTAGTAAGCTACGGCGAGTAGCACGTTAAACGTGAGAACGGCAGCTAGCAGGGCGAAGGCTATCGTCGACGGCGCGACCAGCGCCCCGCATCCAATTCTGCTCTCTACGCGGTGTCCGGCCCCTGCGCTGCTGTAGGTAGGCCACTGGGAGTCGTCCTCAGTCGCACTTGCCGAGATATCACCGTGCCCTTCCTCTTGCTGTCTCACCGCTTCCGCAGTGATGACTGCAGCCATCTCCTTCTCCTTGCTGTTTACTTCGTCCATGAACAGCTGCACCACGAACTGCTCTGAGATGGTCATCTCGTTGGATAGTGATTGTGCTGTCACAGCTGACGTGCCGCTTTTGTTGCTGGTGATATTACTAACATCTGCAGCTGGTGGCGAAGATCCAGTTGACGTCGTCTGTATTAGCTGGTGCTGTGGCTTGTGGTCGGACACATCATCCGTAAAACTTTCGTGGTACTCCCGCGAGCTTAAAAGTTCGATGAAGGCGTCCACGTCGCTGCCATTCACGCCTTCTGCAAGACTTCGGCAATCCAAAGGAGTTGAAGCAGTGAGGTGTGGAAGCTGTTCACCTGGTTCAGAAGCGTGCCTAGAGGTTCTGATCCTGGTGTACTGCTGTTGTCGTGCAGCAGGACGGGACTGTGAGCGCGCGTTGCCGAGAGCGCCGCACGTGCAGCGAGTGGGTGACCCGTAGCTCATGTAGCCAAGGCGCTCGCCGGACACAGATGGCCCGTCGGCGACGCTACACAGCCATCAGAGAGCGGGTGTGGCACCGTACTCGTCCAGGGTTGCTGTACATAGAGACTTGCACCAACGGTTTGGAACATGGAGCACTGATTTCTCAAGGCTTTGTCGTTTTTTTCGACGTCGATGAGTGCAGCCACTAGCTAGTCGCTTTCATGATGGCACTTCTCCTTGCACCGGAAATCACCGAATAAATCGCACACATTACTACAATCCAGCGATCATTGCACGTGTCGCACACACTGCCGCATGACGAATTGCAGGAGCATCAAGACATGCCGCCTTCCTTCGTTGTCACGTGGGATAGCTGTCCCGCCGGGGCGTGCCAGCCCCTCCGCGAGCTGGGGCTGTGCCGGTACCCCGGCGAGTTAACACTCGTAGCACTCGTGCGTCGCGCGCTTTTTACGCAGCTGTCCTTACCCGCCTAGCGCGGGGCACCAGAGCGTCTCAACTGACGCACGGGCAGTGCCCGTGTGCGACGATCCTTGTTGAGAACATTTCGCTTGTAACGGGGGGGCGCCGAAGAAAAGACATAGAATCCGTTATCCAGGAGAGCCGCAAAAGAGCTCGCGACGACGACGCACTATCGCTTCTCCTTTTATCGCGCCCGACTGTGGCTGATAACGACGAAAAGTTTTTCTTGGCTCATTCTTTGTCTTGTGCGGTCTTGTCACTTCTGCGCGGTCCCTTCATTCTCTCTTTCTTCCCCTATTCCAGCTGGTTTCTTGTTTCATGCTTTCCCTTACCCATGCGGTACGTAAATTGCTGTTTTTCTGACCGCTCCGCATAAAACAATATCGTCGTCTCAGCTGTAGGTCTGCCGCCCAAAACGACTCCCCTTCCTCAGGCGTTGTCAACGCGAACTCTTATCGAGTTTCATATTTTCTGTTTCACCTCGAGGACTACTAGCGAGTGGAAGTCCTTGTTTCTGGTTCACGGCAAGATAAAAACGAAGCGCGCTCTTACCCATTGGGTTCGATATGTCAATCTGGCTCATTGACTTGCGGCCTTGCTGGGTAGCGCCCCAGAAAATGGCTACGCGCCAAATAGACAGGGCGTGTGCGGCGCACGCTATTTACTTCACGTTTCACGATTGTCCAGCCGTGTATTTTGTATTTGTCTTGTGAGAAACACTTGCGGAAGAGCAGATGACGTTGAATCTGTATAAATGAGTAGTAGATAACTTATCTGTTCCTCAAACAGGCACTCGTGTTGTCACGGGAAATAGTATCAACGCGTATATGTATGTAGACTGTTCTCGCGCGCGGTCTCTTCACGCGTTCAGAGACACGAGGAGCGCTGTCTGCAACAGATGCGGTGTCCCCATAGAGATAATCTCACCCTGTTTTCGGTATTTCTCGGAGGATTGTTTGCGCGGTATGTGGGCCTCCTGATTTTGGAGCATGGAAACACCAACCGCGATCAGCTGCTTCAGCAACGTTCCACCGAAACACTGGGGATCACTCCGCACTATttgcaatatgaaaaaaaagcagagagaagATGTCTTTTGTGAGTAAATTGCAACTACAGGGCGGTCTTCTTTTACGGTCGCAAGTAGAGGGCGGCCGCGTTCTGCAGAACGACCCTGCTACGCAGAAAAGGACGAGCCGCTGCACACATGGCGAAGCCCCcgtcgacctcttctttattcaaATATACTCACCCTAATCTACCCCGATGATGATCACAGCACTCCTCGCCTTCTATACAATATTCAACATCTTCCACGCCTCCACAGTGGCGCCTGACGACGAGGAAAACTAAACGCTCACACGAGTTTCAAGTACACTAGGGCACTACAACAGGGTCATTCACGATGCTGTATTCTTTATTTAAATTAATCAAAGAGAATGCCATGATTATACTATCACTACGCCTACAACATtatctttcatttattttttttcaccttcttttttcctctctcgttttctttttattaGTTCTTTATTTCGTTCTCAAATTGTACTGCCGCACGCCTTGAGACCattcccccgtggtgggttgtgcCATTCTTCTGAGAATCATCATCATTGTTATCATCATCAGTATTAGTAAAAGTTCCAAGTCAGCAATAGTGGTGTCACCCGGGTCTTCTCCTGCATTCATCTTCCAGCGATGTTGTCGGCGCTTGTGCCACGTTCGTTCTATTGAGTGTGTTGATATTGACGTAGCTGCGCTGTCACTGAGCAGCTTTCCTTGGCATGGAAACTGCCACTGAAGGCTCTTTGAGAGATATATTGTGCAGCTCTTTCTGAGGCATCTTTTCCTTCGCCTTCTCTTACTGGCTCTATGTACCTTCAAAACCCCAGTTTTATTCTCGTCTGATCTCTTTTCTTCACCGCTATGACACAGTCTCGTCATTTTGCTACTTCGCGGAAATAAGCCGTACCGTACGTATTTCCTTCAATCTTGACTTCTACAGCTTTATCGATGAGCCGGAGCTTTGAGCTGTGCAAGAGGCTTGCTTTTGTGTCGTCATTGTCTTTCCTTTCATCTGTTTCTTCTCACTTTATGAAGTAGACTTAATTTTCTTCCGTCGGGCAGTTGTACGCACTGCGATGATGACTTTACAACGTTCGAGCCTGTCAGCTTTCGCTTGTACCGATCCTTATTATCTCGTGGATGGCCTTTTGGATCAACAGAGGCTTGCCACTTTTCGACCATAGAAATATCTTCCACCACGAACACCGCAGCTGTTGCAGATGTCTTTTCATTAGCCGGATGGGTACAGCACGTTCACGAGATCTCTAACGGCGATGAAGAGGCGTTTTCTGAAGTGGCAACCCTAGCTTGTATGCTGCCATTATGTCGCTTGTTTGCCCTGAGGTCGACTCATCCAGGTTCTGTTGAACAATATTGTTATTGAAGACGTAATTGCTAGATTGCGATGACATTGTCGAAGAGAGTACCTTCATGGTACTTTAGTTCTCATACATGCTTTTATTAAGTTCAAGTGCACTGAATGAGCTTTTAATGTGTCTGCAATCTCATATTCTACTCTCATTTTCACTCGAATAATATGGTGAACATAATCACTGGCTTCCTCCATCTCCGCTTCCAAATGATCAACGTGAACTTCGCTTTCTCCCTGGTTGTCTTTTCCTCTGCGAAGCTCGTACTGATGAGCCCATAATCAGTGAACATCCCACAACTCACACATTTGTAGCAATTCAATCGCCGAAGACGTTCGATGTCGGCGATTACCTGCCTGACGACCTTGCGTAGTTGACTCCGCCTTTCGAAGAAGGCCTTCATGATTCGGTCCAGTTTTGGAACCAGGAGAAATCACTGGCCGCCCGTGTCACGAGGTGAAGTAGAATTCAACATGGCATCTATCGCAGAAGGTTCGCCCTACAAAGATTGGGCATCGTTGAGATATCATGCTTCAACGATCTCGGTCACTCGTAggttaggcctcgcacatcaGCCGTACCCacggcggcttcacaaaagtGATTGAGGCTACGGTTGCAGTAAACATTTGGGAAGTTACCTCCTTCTCACCTCCACAGGCCCTTTTTcccgggtttcacggcaccaaaataTGAAGAAAAGGCTGAGCCGCAGAACCCATGGCGAAGCGCCCCGTCTACACAATTTTCAACACCTGCATTAAGCGCAGCCTCGCATCAGAGCGGCGCAGGCGCATAGGGGCCCAATAGGCGCGCCCCTCATTGCTACATAAAGCAAGAGCTGCGCACTCCAGCGCTGTAGCAGATGACAAGAAGCAACTCCCGCGAGTTTCTGTTCGCCGCTGCACTGACGGAATACTGGTGGCCCGTGGAGCGCGGCCGTGGTGAGTCGTGTTCTCACTTGAAGGGACGATCCAGTACATCATATGCTTGAATATATGGGATGGACTATGCACCAGCCTAATACATTTCAGTTGTGCGAAGAATTCCACCTGTGTTAACGACCATTCGTTATGCGGACATTTCATTAAGTTGAACGCAAGCTCAACGCCGCACGACCAGCCTGGCTAAAATCACGTTCAATAAACTACATTGAAGTTCAATAAGCCTGCATGTCACTTCGCTAGCGCTAGTTACTTGGTCAAGCAACTTCACCTTGTACAGAAGCAAAGCCAAATTTGGAGTAACACGTGGACAccacgagcttttttttttgtgcactgagAATTTATCAGTATACACTCCCGGCTGATCGCTATTTGCACTTTTTTTGTAGACGTGTACATAAAGGCCTTTTAATATATGGTACATGTAATCAGAAACTAATCCACAAGTTATCGGCCCTGGAGACAATAGCGGCACTTGTCGCTCTTTTTCTTGTCTGGGTTTTTTCTGCTTCGTTTGGGGCTGCTGATATTTCCAAGACAAGAAAGATTCAGTCAAAATCACAAGCACCGTGGTGTCGCAAACAGGTACTTACTGATTGCACGCGGCCAATTTCGGACGAGGTTTTCGCACGTGCaggcgtgcgcaaattgaagctTATTGCGTGATCGTTACCCAATGCTTGCTACAGCACCACGGCCCAGAATCTTCTTTCGAAGGAAGCAAGAATATCAAACAAGCTCCTCTCTCTACTTTTGCATTTCTCTAACCTGTGACCACTCCAGTATAGGGAAAGAGCATTTACTTAATAGAGCTTTCTGAGGCATATTTACGAGTATGAACGCAAGAAAATTGCAGCACCAAAGAAAGACACACAAGAGACAAGCGCTACTTAGAACTGTTTATGCCTTTTGTGCTGCGTTTTTATTGCGCTGACTCTCGTAAGGAGTActcaagttctttttttatgACGACGCAATGTTCATATTTTGTGCAGCTTAGCAAGCCGTTCAAACGAAGTAGTTACAAGCGCAAGCTTGAACAGATCTTTGCTATCAGTTAAGCAAGATCAAACATCTATAGGTAGAGTGCGTCAGCCGCTGCACATGCACACCACCCTAGGTAACAATACTGTAGGCACTATCACACCGTATCCGCTTGGTAGCCTTTTCTTTTTAGGAGCGACACTTCTTTGCGTTcaaaacggaaaaaaaaaatctgaaggtCATGAAGTGTGTCtgaagtaactttttttttccctcttgccATCCgaccctgcttagcttccagcgcgctCGTCAGTATGACAGAAGAGAGAAAGCACTTATAGAGTGCGATAAATCTCAACTCCTCTTGTACTTGATGGTTTCTGAAAAGTTTTGTGGTGGTCAATTCGTGAAGCAATGAACTTAATGAAgccattctatggttacttgaaaaagtgttgcgaGGCCTCTTTAAAATTGAAAGAAAAGGCTGTCGTAAGGGTGATTGTTGTACTACGCAAGAGCTGACCAGAGCGAGAAGAATGTGAAATCTATATTTTCCCTGTTCCTAAACACGCTTCAATGCCCGTGGGACGTTATAGGCCAGCTGACGCTCGCGAGATCTACATATAAATCGCGCTCGACCGTACACGCAGCGACGACAACAGCCACTCGGTCGTACTATCCTTCCCATTTCATCACTACAGAAGCGAAGCGACTAAagtgcactgtaaaaaaaaaaaaatactccaaGGTCGCAGTAAAACACTCGTCCTCTAGCGTACCCCCTATTCGGAGCAATTGATGCTCCGGACATCCGGAGCAAAATGTTTGCTCCGGCTCGCCGGAAAAATTGCGTGGCGTCGCCGGAGTACTTTTTACTGGCATTTTCCTCTGGCGGGCCGGACTGATTACGTGGCACCTCTGGAGAATTTTCCGCGGGTTTTTCACTCCGGCTATCCGGAGCTTTTGTGTGTTACCTACAGAGTACTTTACGAATGTACTTACTTCGTCCAGAGGGAATTTCAGTAAGATGAACCACTACTTTTTTAAAGTGCTTGCTCCGCTGTTTATTTGTTGTATGCTGATCATTTCACGCGTTGGTTAGATGAAGGAGGTCCCTATTCTCATGCAACCACTGCAGTGGTACTGTGCATTCTTTTCCACGGAGTTCTAGCTGATGAAATTCAAGAAAACCCTTGAGTTCTTATtctttgatttattcaaaataagCTGCCGATTCTGCATAATTATCCAGCATTTAGGAAAACAATACAAGAATAAACAAACATGCGAAAACCCACcaaaaagaaaacacaataaGACAGATCAGATGAAATCAACAGCACTAAAGTTTGAAGCGCTGCGCTTCAAAATGGttgcttcctgcataatttaGCAAAAAATAATTATACATGAGAACTGCAAATCACTTTAGAGGCATGAAAACTTAGAACACTCAAGCCACGAACACTATACAGTCTGTGGGTCTATGAAAAAAAGCAACTTCTAAAACTGACCCCCCTCACCTCCCACACACACTCACAATGACAGGATGAGCGTTCAATATCAAGAAGCACATCCGATGTAACCCGGTGTGATTGGATAGCGTTCAATATCAAGAAGCACATCCGATGTAACCCGGTGTGAGACACATCTTATTTCGGTAGTCTTCTGGACAATATCAGCAATGCCCCTCCCGACAATTTCCTAAGTTTATCAAATAATAGTTTGATTATTAAAGTCACATTTTAGTTTGTGCTCATCGTAATACTTCAAGCAAATTGGCCCCTTACTGTTTGCATGGTTGCGGTCTGTCTTTAAGGAAAGCCTAGCTTCATCTCCTTTCAAGAATATATTTTCGAGATGAGTTGGAATTGTTCTATTTTTTAATTTGCATGGACCGCTCTGTTTTGGTACTTGTTGTGAATATTTTTCAAAGTAGATATTGTATGAGCATGTATTTCAAGACAAACAAAGGGCTCCTAGCACAAAATGAGGAAAAGTTCACTACAACGTAAAAGAATAAACAAGCAATAAAAGGCACAAACATTATGCCACCTAAGCCAACTGCATTTTCACAGAAATAGGGGAAGGctgacatgattgattgatatgtggtgattaacgttccaaaaccaccacatgattatgagagacgccgtagaggagggacccggaaatttcgaccatctgctgttcttaaacgtacacccaaatttgagcacacgggcctacaacatttccgcctccatcggaaatgcagccgccgcagccgggattcgaacccgcgacctgcgggttagcagccgagtactttagccactagaccaccacggcggggcgggaAGGCAGACCTGTTTACTTAACTGAAAGGTACGTGCGCACGCTGGGGGCCGCAGAAGGTGATGCACGTGCAAGCGTCACAACGAGCGTCCCAGGCTTGAAAAAATTTCCTTTTCCCGTCTTCTGTTCACAAGCCAGTGTCGTTGCATTTCCCAGGTCAAAACTACGCCTCAGCACTGTTCGCACTTCCGTCTTttgccaaaaagaaaacaaaaaaaaaaacggcagccaCCGCCACGATAGCtcgactgaaaagaaaaaaaatgcagcagcaaGGATAACAATCTCTCCCATCATGAACGCAGAAAATACCGCTAGTTTTTCAAAAGGGTGCCTTctcctttctttcgttctttcacTGAAATGCACCCTCCGCCTTAGAATGTTGAGCCGGGCTGTCATATGGGTTAactagagtgcctagaatattctccTAGTGTCATGAACAGGCGCCTTCCCCATTGGCGACTGGGAAATTGATTTGGATTCAGCGTTAGGGGGCGCTACTTGCAACTGGCGCGTCAGTTTGCGTGCCGGCCGGGCCTTTCAACGTTGTGTCGGGTGGCGACTTGTCTGTGTGGTGAAGCCTGTTCTCGCTACGTTTCGAATATGTGCCGTGAATTCTCGTGCAGCGATTGTGTGTGactatgcctgaaaaaaaaaggaagaacgtgCTTTGTGCCTTTGTGCAAAGGCGGGTACAAGTCTTTCAAGGAGAAGGTGTCTCTGTTCAGGGCCCTGGCAGATCCTGTTCGTCTTCAAGAATGGGCGCGAAACATCAAAAGAGGTGACAAAGTTCTAGACGAAACTTGTgtagtgtgttctcgtcattttgaTGATCGCTACATCCAAAGAACTTTCAAGTATGTCATCAACGGCGAGGACGTCGAATTCGACCATGAACGACCATCGCTAACGCCGGATGCCGTTCCTACTATTTTCCCGGATGGCCCCGCTTACCTGACTAAACCAGTGcctcgaaaaagaaaagagaggaatATTGCTGACTGCACAGCTCCGCCTGCTAAGCGTAAAGAGCCGAATGAACACACGACTTCCCAGGCCTGTGACGATGCTGCCGCTGGCGAGGAAACAGCACAGGCGCCGCACCCGTTTCACAGCATAACACCGCCGTCGGCATTTTGCAGCAAAATTTGCTTGCCCAGTAACCCAGAAGCATTGTGCTTCGCATGGCACTACAATACAGTGCCGGGTGACGTGTGCGTGTTGAAACACGTAGTGTTTTCGTCAAGCAAGGAAGTAGGTGCTGCAGATGGGTACCTTTGCAGTACTTACTGCCGCGGCATAAATGTGGAAGAGCACTATGTCAGCACCGAAACTGACGCACTCGCTTCGCTGAAAAGGGCCCACAATCTGCTTCTTTGTTGCGGCTGCGAAATTGAGCCTGCCGCTGGCACTAAGTGCGTCCGTTTCGGAAGCGGATGTTTTTCGCCCAAGTGCTTGGTTACTATGCAGAATGGGAAAGCTTGCTTGAGGTGCAAGTACCTGAGGAgactgattcaaaatcagcggaACAGACTGAAGAAGAAACGCAGAGGCACATTCAAGCAGCGCATTTTTAGGAAGTCTGAGCAGTTGTTCCGGGCCAAGAAGAAGCTGGCTAAGGCGCAAAGGAGCATTGAAGAGCTACGGGCAGTCAACAATGGAAATTGCCAGGGCTGCTTTAGAAAAAAAGTTGAGTGGTCTGCCAGTGAAGCAGCGTATTGCTGTCAAAACCTGCTTTCAGGCAGCCACTCGGAAGTCGACCAGAGGCATGTCGTATGACAAACTGTGGATATTGGAGTGCATTCTTATGCGAATGAAAAGTCCACAGCTTTACGAGCATGTCCGCAGGCACTGAAGAAGTGCTGGAAAGGCATGCCTCCCTGCTTGACCATGATGGCATGGTAGAAGAAAAGAGCGATAGCCAGCTAATTTTCTATATAGCTGGCTATGTTGTGCGCAAATCTCTGAAAAAATTTTCCATGCCCTGATTGTGCATCTTGTCTCTGCATTATGCCTCTGCAAGCAGAATCGAACTGCAATGCCACGCTGACGAATCAGTTCAACCATGGGGGCCTGCTCTACCCATCAGACGCTCTTGAAAAGCTCATCACAAAGCTTGAAAATGCTTTCACTGTGTTTTTCAGCCGGAACAAGCTTCATGCCGAAAGCTTGGTTAGCTTCTTGCTTTTTCTTCAGGGTCATGAACTTGAAAAAGTTGGCTGCATTGAGCACGGTCGTAAGCTCACTACAGCGATTATTAAGTTTTACGCACTCACCAGACTGTACTTCTTCACGAAAGCAACAAATAAGAGCCTGTCCTCTAAGCAAGAGAAGCAAAAGCTCTTGAAAATGCGGCGGTGTCAGTAAGGTGTTCAGTGCTGTTCAtgtaaaaaaatgtaaataagttCCTGGTACAGGGGCTTTTGTAATTAAGAAATCTGGCATTGTGAATCTGTTACGAGCTCGGAGCTGCCAAAGTGAAAAATGTAAAGAAATTTTTGACACTGACTTCTGCAATAAATGTTGATATTCTAAATTGACATTTTGTTTTGGTTTGTTTTTCCTTACTACTGGTAACTCATTCGCAGGGGGTCCTGTTCGCCAGTGGTTTCGTCTGGCGCACTGTCATTGCTTTggcattatttatttttctgattaCTTCGAGGCGTGAAGGGCCAATCGAAGAGATAATGACCCTTGAACGTGGGTGCGTCCAGGCCTGCCACCGAGTGCAGGGAAAGGAAGTGTCCATAATACATTGTATATATAAAAAGTTGCGAGGAGAGGGTTTGTACAGTGCCTGCGATTCTGCACATGACAACAAAGTCGCGACAGCAGCCTACgggagggaatggtggtcgcggaTGAGGAGAGAAATATGTGATTTTTTGTGTTGAACAGTCGTACCGCTGGGAGCCCCCGGTTGGCCACCCCTTAATTACCGCAATTTAAAAAGTAGCATTGGTAACGCGCGAGCGGCCAATCTATGAAGAGGCGGCACGGCAGGACACAAAATCTCAACAAGGCAGAGAGCTCGCATACATTTCGTTCAAATTCCCACGCTTTATTTACAGTCTGCATGGAAAACGCAGGATAACAAGGCAATcgcgtgctaagccatgaaaccaCCACTGCAATTTCAACACAAAGCGTCTCCGGCTTGCTGCCTCCCCAGCTTGCCGAAAAAGCAGCGCGCCAGAGAGCGGTACTGCCACCTGGCGGCTGTATTGCATACCATTTCCCCTCGGCCGGCCCGTTCACGACACTAGGAGAAATATTTAGGCACTCTAGGTTAACTTTACCACCCCGTCCCTCTTCCACAGAAACGTCGAGTGCTGCACGACTCGTTCTGCGAAGCAacccctcttccttttttttgcattcctcaTCTCTAGTATTGTCAGTTTGtttctcctttctctttcttttcctaaAGCACCACGTCCGGCGAAGAGTCTATTATACCTCTAGATCAATATCTCAGATACCATTTATCCAACCAAAATAACGTTTTCACAAGTATGAGTGCGTGTAGGCGTTCTAAAAGTCTGTACCTTTTACAATACTCTACCTCAATTCACTACATTTTTAAACAGTTACCGCTGATTTTACTTATTCAAGTTTCATAAGTTCAGCTTACATATTCTATCAAAATAATTTTTACGCAGTGGTACGCAGTGGTACCTCGGCCTGGCGTTTATTGATATGGAAAGCAGACGAATGTTACCATTTGTGTGTACCGACAAGACCAAAATTTTTAACCAGTTAGATGTACCTATAACAATTATGAACATTTGATAGAATCAAACTAAACTACGATATTTTCTATTGTTGTATATCTAATCTATCTAATCAGCGCTACAAATATTACACTGACTTGATTCAATGTATTGAAGTTATTAT
This region includes:
- the LOC119161193 gene encoding uncharacterized protein LOC119161193 gives rise to the protein MSYGSPTRCTCGALGNARSQSRPAARQQQYTRIRTSRHASEPGEQLPHLTASTPLDCRSLAEGVNGSDVDAFIELLSSREYHESFTDDVSDHKPQHQLIQTTSTGSSPPAADVSNITSNKSGTSAVTAQSLSNEMTISEQFVVQLFMDEVNSKEKEMAAVITAEAVRQQEEGHGDISASATEDDSQWPTYSSAGAGHRVESRIGCGALVAPSTIAFALLAAVLTFNVLLAVAYYEERTWLCVATVGLMHAPSLLFFVARFYTVTVLRSVKEPFMRALVLIWYSVTLPVLHLMPLLTLSSVLFDKVMMIVGDPSDMRQFISRQEDVAFSDLVWVAVLHAFPQAVLQLYLLLFPGGADLLRGDWPDYTAILRIGSVLSGVLLIACVATFYSKYVVRGRGNDDETTDGSATYETTTTSTPLQDCDEEDTDSGYVLKFAAWLLITVARVVAGSSLLAACFGPAVLAWTLVHVPVVLLWSLVCRTHYSTAKFFGDLALGLITLVFVLDYRALNREGLASTMSAVVFLCATFLENTVCLALAYTVVGGGPPHYTVLLVLVGVHYAAMTCGVFLLLCHIRMRYRKVEYVF